The Pelotomaculum isophthalicicum JI genomic interval AATACGGTTTGCATGATTGCTGTTCATCACTTTAGGCATCTGAGACATAAGCTGAAGTGCTTTGCTCTGTACTGCCTGTGTATCGTCCTGTTCGTTTGCATAGTCATAACCACGATTGCGAATTTCCTCAACCCTGTTATTCATACGGTCATACACAAAAGCATTTTCAGCAACCATATCCTGCAATTTGCTCTGGAGTTTTTCATAGATTTCATTTACCATGTTCTTATCTACACGCTTATACACAGAAATAAAATCTCTGACGCTTGCAACCAGAATACGCACATCATCAATGGTCTTTGTTTTTCTGAACTGTTCAAGCAGTTTATTGTAGTTCTCAACGATAGTCAGCCCGTTGTTTGCAATAGTATTGACTTTAGCCATTTTCTTCTTCCTCCCATTCGATATTCTCGTTTTCGTCTGACACAATCACAAAGCCTTGTTCCTTGTAGAATGTATCATACGCACCTTGCGTTACCTCTGTGGTAACTGTTCCGTTTGTAATCTTTACCATAGTTATTCGTCCTCATTTTCATCTGGGGCATTGTTCCATTCATCTTCCCAGTCATCTTCGTCCCAGTCCTCGTTTTCTTTACCGTATGGAACAATCCTAATCACAGTAGGAGCAGTATCTTCTGTACCGTCTAAAAGAAAAGCAGTATTTGCACCATAAGCCTTGTCAATGATGTACTTACAAGCATTGAATCGGTCCTTGTTGTATCTGTCATTGGCAATCTGGATTATGCTTTGCAGAGCTTCAACGGTAGAAGATTTAAGCAACCTCTGAAATTGCTCCTTTTGTGATTTCTGCTCTGCGGTTTGCTTAGGCCTGCCTTTTGGATTCCCAGACCTGCCTTTCTCAAACGGCATATAAAA includes:
- a CDS encoding DUF5681 domain-containing protein, which produces MPFEKGRSGNPKGRPKQTAEQKSQKEQFQRLLKSSTVEALQSIIQIANDRYNKDRFNACKYIIDKAYGANTAFLLDGTEDTAPTVIRIVPYGKENEDWDEDDWEDEWNNAPDENEDE